The Leptospiraceae bacterium genome includes a window with the following:
- a CDS encoding ABC transporter permease, whose protein sequence is MILQTIGSSDFDSSITAGAYFSVRTIAEEQANFLGALRMEKTIISNIVFLFIV, encoded by the coding sequence TTGATTTTACAAACAATCGGGTCTTCTGACTTTGATAGCAGCATTACAGCGGGTGCATATTTTTCTGTTCGAACCATTGCAGAAGAGCAAGCAAACTTTCTCGGCGCACTTAGAATGGAGAAGACAATCATCTCTAATATCGTATTCTTGTTCATTGT
- the tatC gene encoding twin-arginine translocase subunit TatC, whose translation MSLGDHLEELRQRLIHCILIVTVFTIGFMFFGSEVHTIFASPYKKVLGANATFYQIKLMAPMLIYLKTSFVLAILFSVPLLLYILWGFIAPAVDVSMERYGKLMITFATILFWGGLALCWFTVFENFLKIFLVMFRPPDIDMKLPIDEYYDVFFNIHLIFGLSFELPVVLILLGRLGLVTSSYLLAKWRETIVILSIFSAILSPGPDVFSMMMLFAPLLVLFFASILIMRITERNAEKEAN comes from the coding sequence ATGTCCCTCGGCGATCATCTAGAAGAGTTACGTCAGCGGCTAATTCATTGTATCCTTATTGTTACAGTTTTTACTATTGGGTTTATGTTTTTCGGTTCTGAAGTGCATACTATCTTTGCCTCTCCTTATAAGAAAGTTTTAGGAGCCAATGCTACCTTTTATCAAATCAAGCTCATGGCTCCAATGCTCATTTATTTAAAAACTTCATTTGTCTTAGCCATATTGTTTAGCGTTCCCCTTCTTCTCTATATCCTCTGGGGCTTCATCGCTCCTGCTGTCGATGTCAGTATGGAGCGTTACGGCAAATTGATGATAACCTTTGCTACAATACTTTTTTGGGGTGGTTTGGCACTTTGCTGGTTTACTGTATTTGAAAATTTTCTAAAGATTTTTCTTGTAATGTTTCGACCTCCTGATATAGATATGAAGCTTCCGATTGACGAATACTACGATGTTTTTTTTAATATTCATCTCATCTTTGGACTGAGCTTCGAACTTCCTGTCGTATTAATTCTTTTAGGAAGACTAGGGCTTGTGACTTCTAGTTATCTACTTGCCAAGTGGCGCGAAACGATCGTTATCCTCTCCATATTCTCGGCAATACTTTCTCCGGGACCAGACGTATTTTCGATGATGATGCTTTTTGCTCCCCTTCTAGTTTTATTTTTTGCATCCATCCTAATCATGCGTATTACAGAAAGAAATGCAGAGAAAGAAGCGAATTAA
- the tatA gene encoding twin-arginine translocase TatA/TatE family subunit, translating to MLPPLALFNLGPWEIAFILLIVLLLFGGKKLPSLAKDLGSGIKEFKKSLSSAASEEPESPPATPAYKEEEPVAKKKAAKKS from the coding sequence ATGTTACCACCACTAGCATTGTTTAATCTTGGTCCTTGGGAAATAGCTTTCATTCTATTAATTGTCTTATTGCTTTTTGGAGGCAAAAAACTTCCTTCTCTTGCAAAAGATTTAGGTAGCGGAATTAAAGAATTTAAAAAATCACTTTCTAGTGCTGCAAGTGAAGAGCCTGAGAGTCCACCTGCTACACCTGCATACAAAGAAGAAGAGCCTGTTGCAAAAAAAAAGGCGGCTAAGAAGTCTTAA
- a CDS encoding DUF2252 family protein, translating to MELIENNLDGFPKDTVDELKDKKSNTTLLAKWTKSVDGKSCFDLSNPELCALTEIESREIHSNWSDYIESLGDFSAEKRSAFFQIQDIARRLHSGMGSQGVHKYYALIQGDSNPLLLEIKEQRLPCLFLMKDMSEAEYNSFFTNHAERTKTACNAMLANPDSFLGTMITANRSYLVSRISPFKKKLESKDFHSESDFKKYLKHSARAVAYAHSRSYKSILIRSTSLSFANTALSAIKAWSGTRNTIVKLGNDYAEQVKSDFALCKSWL from the coding sequence TTGGAGCTAATAGAGAATAACCTCGATGGCTTTCCAAAAGATACGGTAGATGAATTAAAAGATAAAAAATCTAACACAACTCTTCTTGCCAAATGGACAAAGTCAGTCGACGGAAAGAGTTGTTTCGATCTATCAAATCCAGAACTATGTGCTTTAACCGAAATAGAATCACGAGAGATTCATTCCAATTGGAGTGATTACATTGAAAGCCTTGGTGATTTCTCTGCTGAAAAAAGAAGTGCCTTTTTTCAGATTCAAGACATTGCTCGTAGGCTCCACTCAGGAATGGGAAGCCAAGGGGTTCATAAGTATTATGCGCTCATCCAAGGAGATTCAAATCCCCTTTTATTAGAAATCAAAGAACAAAGACTCCCCTGTCTATTCCTTATGAAAGACATGTCCGAAGCAGAATACAATTCCTTCTTTACGAATCATGCGGAACGAACAAAGACTGCCTGTAATGCAATGCTCGCAAATCCAGATAGTTTTTTAGGAACGATGATTACGGCTAATCGCTCTTATCTTGTATCTAGAATTTCTCCATTTAAGAAAAAGTTAGAATCGAAAGACTTTCACTCTGAATCTGATTTTAAGAAATATCTCAAGCATTCAGCTAGAGCCGTTGCCTATGCTCATAGTAGATCTTATAAATCCATCTTAATACGCTCAACGTCTCTTTCCTTCGCCAACACAGCATTATCCGCAATAAAAGCCTGGTCGGGAACGAGAAATACAATTGTAAAACTTGGTAATGATTATGCAGAACAAGTCAAATCAGACTTTGCTCTGTGTAAAAGCTGGCTGTGA
- a CDS encoding DUF2252 family protein, with amino-acid sequence MPSEQTQTNNNPSRSDFLKKEITSWNSFITEETILKSKFNEMKESSYHFFRATAHLFYKDIDSLLIPIPSEWKQTPRIKTWIQGDLHTQNLGFFENADGQIKLDVNDFDESFIAPFYLDLIRFVTSIFLQREDVDFKFSPKEASDLAEYF; translated from the coding sequence ATGCCATCAGAACAAACCCAAACCAACAATAACCCATCAAGAAGTGATTTTTTAAAAAAGGAAATTACTTCTTGGAATAGTTTTATAACAGAAGAAACTATTCTAAAATCCAAATTCAATGAGATGAAAGAATCCTCTTATCATTTTTTCCGTGCGACTGCTCATCTATTCTATAAAGACATTGATTCTCTTTTGATTCCAATTCCTTCCGAATGGAAACAAACTCCACGCATCAAGACTTGGATTCAAGGAGATTTGCATACACAAAATCTTGGCTTCTTTGAAAATGCTGATGGTCAAATCAAGCTAGATGTAAATGATTTCGATGAATCGTTCATTGCCCCATTTTACCTAGACCTGATTCGATTTGTGACAAGCATTTTCTTGCAAAGAGAAGATGTTGATTTTAAATTCTCGCCGAAAGAAGCCTCTGATCTGGCCGAATACTTTTAG